In Montipora foliosa isolate CH-2021 chromosome 9, ASM3666993v2, whole genome shotgun sequence, the DNA window ATCTCCTTTTCTGTAACTTAAAATAATTTAGCTGCAACATGTAAACTCTTAAATTTAGACGTAAGTCAAATAATGATCTTTAAAGGGTCGGTCTGAGGGGCTCTGTCTTTGTTGTCCGTGAAAGCAAAGGTAGATTTAAAACGGCTACTTGAAGCATCTTTATTCTCCAAAGAATATGACGTAAGAGAGCCCTCCCTGTACCCCACGATAATTATCTGAAATCTAGTTTTAGATTGCAACCTTCCAACGAAGATTATTTAAGATGTTGTTTTCATGACTACGCGGTCCACTCTCACACCAACTGTCCAATAAAGGGCCTTCCAGGCCTTGAATTAACCAAGCagtagagtggttttcaattgagtttcgaaagtaattatataattactttggttttgcattacttcactcagtgattggttcaaagttctcgcgccaatttttcaaccaatcagaagtgaaaccaaaaccaatcatggctcgcgcgtgcacattttcccgcgctttgtgtcggctacgtgtaattgcttcgagttttgattggtttactggattgtctccgtcctttttgattggccaaagtaattactttggttttggttttacgacactcatttgaaaaccgctctaatggaTTTCAAATAACTTTCATCAGAATAGGGCCAAATAAGGGGGATTTAGTCACTAACCGGCCTCATAATCTCTTGACAACTTAGGTCCGAATTCTCCCAATCATAAAAAGAATTGTAAGTAGGTGTCTGTAGTTTTCCTGAGATTTTACATTTCATTATATCGTATACATACAAAAACGAAATAAGAATCGACTCACCTTTCgtaaataatgttattattgtcTTGTTCATTTTCCACACTAGAACGAACATCAAACTTAAATTAGTTTAAACAAGCATAGGATACGGAAGGTAACTATACTGACCCCTTTTTCAGGATTTGTTAGAATCGGTGGTACCAAATGATTTCACAATTATTCGAAGTCTGGGAAGCGTGACCATCGCTTTAAACAGGACCAGGCAACGCCCTTTTAATGATTCGTGCCAGTGTGTGGAGAAGAGAAAGGTTATTTACCCGAAAGGAAGTGAAAAAGAAGTAAAGACATTTCTATGGGCTGGGAAGTTGAAATCAAAGTTATAAACAGCCGCATACGATTTGGCTACGCCTTAAATAAAGATTCACACCGCGTGATGCAGTCCCTAAAAATTTTCTTCTGTTtacaaaataaagagaaaatccCCGCTGCCAGTTCTCGTGACAATACAACTCTCAGATGCTTCGATCACTGCAGATGAGAAAATTCAACATGAAAGAGCTGTAATCGTACAAATTACATCGGGACACTCCTGTGCACGGGTTCCTTTCCTGACCACCTCGCAATTTTGCTTCTCCCTTCTCCCTCGAGTCAATGTCGACCCCCACTAATCAATGACTCTCATCAACATGAGCGTTCGGACATTCAACATTGCGAATGAGGGGAGGAGGGAGGGTGGGGGAGATTAGGTTATTTTCACTAGCAACATAATTTGTTTCACAGAACTGAGGAAAAACTGTGCATTTGTGGAACCTTTACGGCTAGAAACTTCTAGATATCATAACCTTTACCTGCTCGAATAAAGGGGATTGTCGCTCTCTTTCATCTCATCATCTGCTTCAAATTTATCAATAGAGtcagaaaaactggccctttaaagagaaaaagaatACGTTTATTCCAAAAACGGGAAACGGCTCAAAAAGGGCATGTACTTCCATTGAAAAGAATCATAAAAGAATATACCCTGATTCACCGCTTTTATAATCTATTACTGAGTCAACACTGAGTGCCCAGTCTTTTTAGACTTTTCGGTTGAATTCAAACCTCAAAAGCCTGTGCTATCGcatcaaagaaaagaacatCCTTTTGAACAAATCATCAGATTTTCCTTCTATTAAACAAACGAAAGGGCACTGCAGGGATAAGCGAGAAATTTCCATGTCAAAATGCGATTTCAGATTACTTGTAAATTGGCATACATATTTAGTtcacaatagggccgtttatacgagagctaataagccgcggctaactctggctgCGGCTTAcgtaatacgcgaaaggaactatttatacgagtataaactccccggccaggataagccgcggcttgagaaagccgtgaacgtagattttttgtaccatttatacggggtcttcgcggcttacgtaagccgcggcttattttctctcgtataaacggccctaatgacGTTCCTTCAAATGCTTATTTTACGAACTCGAGTGACATCAGGACTGTTTATAGAGAGACCTAGCATCACGTTtgcgtgaaacggcaaacgtcggcttCCGTTTCACGTTTgacgtttcacgtaaaatagACAGAAGTTTGTGACTTTAGCTTCGCGTGACCCACGGCAACTGGAGTTTTTAGTtaccaaaaagcaaaaacaaaactccGAGTccttttaaacattgtttggagacaaatatttcaaatgaaaatccttacccGTCAAATGTTGAGAGTTTCGATGAAGTTGTTTTGTCGGTCAACAGAGAGACAACGTGAGTTCACGTAGAAAATTGCGGCAAGGAGTCAGTTTATCTATAaccatgaaacctaatttttcctcctttggcataccggaaaatggttttggggGTACTTTTTTCCgcaaaagaaaacgagaagaaaactTCACCGTGATACGGCAGGAGCGAAAATGGCTACTTCCGCGTAGAAACGGCGAGCAGCAGCCGGTAAACGTAGacaatggcgggaaaatcatgatcacgtggtcacttttgccgtttGCGGTTCAGGTAAACGTGTTACTTAATCTCTCTAATATCTTAGTACGCCTAGTTTCATTGCCCCCTCCTCTTTCACTCAGTGACACGCCCCAGTACCTGTTTTCGCACACAGCGTTGAAAACGTTTGTTACATAGGACCGGCCTTCATCGCTTTTTCCGTCGTCGTCCCTAAGAAAGACAGGTGAATAGAAAATGTGAGGATATACGTCAATGTTACTGCACAAGGAAAGTATAATGCGggacaacaataaaataaatttgacGTTATCATAATTTATGAGTTTTATTAGCATTGGTACTATCGCCCCTGTGTCAGACTGAAATTCATTTACAACGTATAACTTGTGATTCGTAACTGCAACCGTACCTGGTGAATGGAATTACACTGGAATCTTCATACGTGTTTTTTCTTGCGGTAAAAGTCACTGTTAGCCCGTTTCGCTCTTGCAGTGATCCTTTCAGACGCCTATAAGAATAAGAAACATGTAATCCGCTGTTGACAAACCGATACGAAGTTATAACACGTACAAAAATATTTCGATTCGATTTTTAATGACAACAATaggtgttttcacgtgacgtcatcgccgccatgttgatggatgaaaacaaaagatctctcattaccTTCTTTTGTCCGTCAACCAGAAGTCGTACGTTTCTCTTTTGTAattggtgtccctagaggttggttgaaaacgttgTATAGAGGCTACGAATACGTACAGAGTCATCTACTCTGATTGAAAGGTCTGTTATTGGTTAGATTCCAGGCAACATGAAGTGCTTTACGACTTGGAAAATCAAAAAGTTTCTGGCGGGTCGAAGAAAGAAGGCCGTTGCAATTGTTAAAGTTAAAACATGCCAACAATGATATGTTCTAAAATTACATTTGagaaaatttatatttttccgTCTTTGAATTTCGAAGATGACGAAAATACTAACTCAACGGCGTACTAGTGGTACTGGCACGTTTTCCGTCCACAAAAATTCCATCGCTAGcgaaaattatttcttattaGTTCCGgcgaacaaaaaaaataaatttcaaatgtttttttttttttcaaaattaaaaaaagaaaaaagaattaatGAAGTAAATAGAAAATTGAACGAGCATAGAACCTTACGCATGTATGCGCCGGATAATTTTGACGCAATAAAGTCAGAGAAAAAGTTAGCTTCGTGTACACCTGCCCTTCTTTGTCTGAGAAACCCCAAGTGCGCTTCAAGTGGAGAGCAATGCTACTTTAGATACCTCACATCAACAGTCTATTTCCTTCGACTGATGCATGTTGCTATCTCCTTGCTTCTTTATACTTCTGTAATATGATCTTTGTTACGTTCagaaactcattaataattcatgaaaattacagccaatcaaaacaccgattaaacgtcacgtgcatgagcttgagacccgataaaacaatcctcattacatacatacatacatacatacatacatacttaattgaccgctccccataggggcttttcagggccaatgaaacacaatcaacgaaacgacagaacacaataacaactgttaagaatcctaactggccggaggcaaaccagttggctatttacaagtgcagctgggaagttgaaccagggactaccaggaacaaattcaacgaatggccagagcgggtcttgaacccgggatctccggatctcaaggcaagcgccctaaccactgggccacactgcctcacaGAACtctttattctctattttctcaaatcccataatacacctcttttaacCAACCAAAAAATTTGCATAGTCATTGTTTTCGAGTTTTCTTGTGACAGTTTcgtgtcccaagagaaatcgaaaacaatgattttgcaaaattttgggggttaAACAAGatgcattatgggatttgagaaagtagagaatataAAGAATAGAAATGACGCTCGCCTTGCTTTTCGTGTAGGCTAACATCTTCCTCTCACGTTTTGTAGCATGGTCTGGACTCCAGAGAGACTCGCTATTTGTGGAATGAAGCCGCTCAATAAACTCGGATGTCGTGTTTTATCGGATAAAATACTCCTGCTTGtttattaaggacgttcgcgtgAAAATTTTCTAGCATtgattttctgcaaattttaccattgaaagacgatgagttagtgatgtccgaaatgtaaaaaaaatggggggtcaccgtcttcgttttggagagaacttgctcggaagaacaccctaaatctgaaaaaatccggcttcttaagcgaataaggccacagtgtctgtaagcccaaaaatattgcaattacatctttgaagtgaaatgttctataccaaactttgtttaagtggacccatcaagtgaatttagttaacttttgaggttccttaaagaacaagttcgcatttagcgaccatagtttcatgctccttgcagccgcaagatggcaggattccatgtccggaggacagaaatcttgaattttttttaacttcccacattgattttttcttcatttttggacaatgtgaagataattgtaattaaaatctcagtgtttctgaaaagaaaagtaggagtcaccaaacatccaagatcgttaaatccaagcaaagctatagcaatggccatcttccctatcattgtttattttagtacttagcgcgcgcgctcgatgcaagacgtggcatgtgaatttgcgagcgctgtaaggatgcgaagtagcaatgggcgcgaacgtccttaaacagcGCTTAAAGTTTGATTCAATGACAGTGATAAACTTTTTACTTATTTTAGTAAGAAAACCTATTGATTTTCGTGGTCATGACGGCTTTTTCACCGCTTCCTAATATAATTGTTCTTACCGTCTTCGGAAGAAACAAACCAGTGGGACAGCAACTACTCCAGCAGCCACAATTGAAGAAGTTATGACAGCGATTATAAGTCGGACGTTTCCATTCTCGGCATTCTCATCATTACTAATTTGATGTTTACCATCCTCTTTTGTCGCGCTGCTCGTTGGAAGGATTTCCGGAGTTTGCTTGGTAGACGAATTGGCCTGAGTAAAGCCAGTTATTTCAGTTGTCTGTTGGTCGGGTGCAGACGTTGAAACTGTGAATAACAATGCAGTAGgttcttttaaattaatttccGAGTTACAAGGTTTCCCGAGAAATAGTTCAATTTGACTCATTGACAAACACTGCTCAAGTCCCTCCCCGTACATTGTTGTTTTCTCcgataattaattttaaaaaattgcgaGTTGTGTTGGAAAATACAATTCCTGCAAAGTATATGTGGATTCAACGGAAATGTCTGTTCGCGACCGTCCTGACATGTTCGTCACTTCTGATAAGCAAAACAGTGAGTTAGGTACCAATCGTTATAAATCCAATCGAGACGTACGCCGGTGAGCCTTGAGTTCTGCTAAAGACAGACGACCACAAAGTTTTTGTGCTTTCCAGATGAAGTTTGGTGCGCAGGGTATTGAGAACTCATGGAGCCCTGTATCGCAGTAATGGAAGCTGGTCCATTGAAAGCTGGTCTCTTGCGAGTTCAAGTTTATACCGCGCGTACGAGGTGAACGAAATGATTTTTTAGAATATATGAAGTTTAACAGATTGAACTGCAGAATAGAATGAAATGGAAGCTGGAAAGGTCATCCCAGTTAACTACGGTGATCTGTCCAACTCTCATGTTGCGAGCCATTCTATTCCGCAATTGAGACGTACGAAACTTCATATATTGAAAAAGATCATTTCGAAGGTAGTATAATTCGATGATGATAAGACAAATTTAAAGTTTCcaaatttattatatagatactgattaaatactaggattttccattttgtaaaaaaatcatatcttcatgCGCAAAGTGAAGATctaatttttatctttcatgtgtgaggatataggtgtcatcatggtaactaacacaattagccaataaaaagttAGTTTCCCCTTTTTtataagatacttttgtgctgtaATATAATTTTTCTCTATTACGTTAACATTTTTTCGAAGAAAATTGACGTTATCATGGTTTGGTTTCCATAATTTTCATACCTGGTTTCATGTTTCACACACAACATGCGTCCTTTAGGGGTTGATGTCCACGTTTTCGCAGATGGCATGTCGCACTCGTTCCCTGCGTTCACTCATGAGTGATACTATCAGCACTTCGCCTGCAGAGCGGGCGTTTTTTGGGAGGCGTACGCTTGTTCGTaatgggccgccattttgaaagcacacagcCGCGGTAGAGTTTTGGGACGAGGGGCGGGGGAAGGGGCGGAGAGGGGAGAAAAAAACTCTTTCCCCTTCCCCCACTACCATTTCATACTGTCCTCCTCTCACTGAGTGCAATTTTCTTGACTCGCTTCAGTGCTCTGTTAGTCTCGCTATCCAAGATGTCTGCCGATAATTcttaccaaaacaacaatacgcCTGCTTTGCAAGCTatcagcacttgaagataaaactcatatccccgcgcggccacgTAATATATCCTCTctatatagattacttcatggttggtgagtgcgtacaacttttattcacgagttgtgaaggatcgcatAAAcaaacgagtgagcgaagcgatgTGGTTTACTTTTCAAAGAATCATTTAtacttcataaatatttttgctcTTTGGCAAACAGCGGCTACtgaaacataatgataaagcgcattttacttttgacttgacttgtttctttgtttgttatttatttgtttgaacaggttgaagttttggcagctattcagctgatgtggacctgctatacccacccacccatatactcacaaaggacagccacaataCCGGGAATTCACCACCTAAACTTtaccttttccttcatttattaaaCAGTAGAAGCGCTACCTCCTTGACAGCcaaatataataatgataattaggaAGGAAGGAAATATGATTATTATATTCCCTTCCctcctaattattattattattattttattattttttttattttttttattatgtatatatttttgttttcctttcatttaattcCTGTGGTAGTGGCCATCTCGAAAGCATTTGCTATTATGGCCACTAcgcacttttccactttttctcactCAAGTATAATTAGtctgtttccttctttcttttaattgttatgtcaattatttgttttctgaaatagtgcataataataataataaatcttaAATCTTACTCTtctcgaacagtgtgtgggttctttaacgtcccacagggaactaatgaacatgaaatatatttgtgagacgggacctacggtttatagtccttatccgagaagacttgaaagtctaaccatttgcggatgtaattacaaaggcattcattcattcattcagcactttctcctcagttatttaaagaccctgactgttggtccggccggagtcgaactcacgacctcccgcctGGCAGATCGGTGCTCAACAAACTGagcttctgaagatgtatgttatagcatacgaaacgtcaagtcaaaagtaaaatgcgctttatcactatgtttgtagccgctgtttgttttatgtttttcgTTTATACCTGTAACTGGAATCACTTGATACCTGGCCTTAAATCCCGGCTCCACTATCCAGTTGTCTGATCGGAATATAACAGTCATGTTGTTTCCACGAGACTTGATTTCACCGTGCGGAAAAGCTACTCCCATACAATACTTTCCTATCAGAATTGACGTTCCATTGGCAAAAGTCTCTCGAATGTCCACGTAGTCGCATTC includes these proteins:
- the LOC137970092 gene encoding uncharacterized protein isoform X2; this encodes MYSPLEMSLLGFIMISVLQTDACRWNLSSLNGTFWSPNYPNDYKNKVWCEWNINAPSGYIISLTFEDFRLENVDFCHSTSCECDYVDIRETFANGTSILIGKYCMGVAFPHGEIKSRGNNMTVIFRSDNWIVEPGFKARYQVIPVTVSTSAPDQQTTEITGFTQANSSTKQTPEILPTSSATKEDGKHQISNDENAENGNVRLIIAVITSSIVAAGVVAVPLVCFFRRRRLKGSLQERNGLTVTFTARKNTYEDSSVIPFTRDDDGKSDEGRSYVTNVFNAVCENRASFSDSIDKFEADDEMKESDNPLYSSSVENEQDNNNIIYESMDDITTEAESSNPVYEGMV